A genomic region of Catalinimonas niigatensis contains the following coding sequences:
- a CDS encoding class I SAM-dependent methyltransferase: MHREDKIGHSAQYFGNYRDHWWNQSFLEALASRLSLYQCANVLDVGCGMCHWSKLLFPFLKAEAEVFAVDNDPIWAKYQEEHIAYFSQKGASFHFDCASADRLPYEDNTFDLVTCQTLLIHVRDPEQVIAEMKRVLKPGGIMLCAEPNNQVQHLIRSSLSATDSIDETIEHIKYALLYEKGKKRYGHGDNSLGDLLPGLLAQLGLENIEVRISDKAIAMYPPYDKQEQLATLRQWAQGGHASPSGTDNRDYFAILGKEYLEFYENYHKKYVNKLDQLLVALEDEVYHAAGGALMYVVSGRKNVN, translated from the coding sequence ATGCATCGGGAAGATAAAATAGGCCATTCTGCTCAGTACTTTGGTAATTACCGTGACCATTGGTGGAATCAAAGCTTCCTGGAAGCTTTGGCTTCCCGCTTGTCATTGTATCAATGTGCCAATGTGCTGGATGTGGGTTGTGGTATGTGCCACTGGAGTAAACTTCTGTTTCCTTTTCTAAAAGCAGAGGCAGAAGTTTTTGCAGTGGATAATGATCCCATATGGGCAAAATATCAGGAAGAACATATTGCGTACTTTTCACAAAAAGGAGCATCTTTTCATTTTGACTGTGCCTCTGCTGACAGGCTTCCTTATGAAGACAATACCTTTGACCTGGTGACTTGTCAGACTTTGTTGATCCATGTACGTGATCCTGAACAAGTCATTGCAGAGATGAAGAGGGTGCTGAAGCCCGGAGGGATTATGTTGTGTGCTGAGCCTAATAATCAGGTGCAACATTTGATCAGAAGCTCACTTTCTGCTACAGATTCTATAGATGAGACAATAGAGCATATAAAGTATGCACTGCTGTACGAGAAAGGCAAAAAGCGCTACGGGCACGGTGACAATTCACTGGGAGATTTACTGCCCGGCTTGCTGGCACAATTGGGCCTTGAAAATATTGAAGTCAGAATCTCTGACAAAGCCATTGCCATGTATCCTCCTTACGATAAACAGGAACAACTGGCCACTTTGCGCCAATGGGCGCAGGGAGGGCATGCTTCTCCCTCAGGTACTGACAATAGAGATTATTTTGCTATCCTGGGGAAAGAGTATTTGGAATTTTACGAGAATTATCATAAAAAATATGTCAATAAACTGGATCAGTTGCTGGTTGCCCTGGAAGATGAAGTATATCATGCGGCAGGTGGGGCACTGATGTATGTTGTTTCTGGAAGAAAAAACGTAAATTAA
- a CDS encoding ArnT family glycosyltransferase, translating to MKKISQEQPVSYNLLDHKELWWVLLVFLLLLVSLFLNLGLAPLKHEEPRRALISLEMLFRNNWIVPTEFGEYYYKKPPFFNWVIIAGFYLFGNYSEFAVRFFPILSFIGMGLLVFWVGRKHISMAFGVYSGLLTLTMVDVLYYFSATAGEIDLFYSFITLASFFTIFHFYEKQQYYLLFASTYFLGAIGTLTKGLPSLVFLALSLGVFFLYKRELKKLFGLAHITGILLFIVIVGGYFWWYSQYNALEGFYASDESLWSQASERTMLRNQLLELIPHLFTFPLITLKNIAPASLLVIFLFRKNLIASFAQNRLISFCFFILMANLLVYWISPGTRSRYVYMLYPLAVMLLTYGYLSYPAAKMRGRKIFGKIVMGLIALSLVASMLMPFIPPLANLEYIALKSVLVAIAIGALLFFYLKRPQYALLQLIALAVIIRLVFATTVLPIRATEGSEATDKKDARNIVNIVDDAPLYMYAHQNISRTTVFYIEQAREKVLSFSSEPKTGSFFLVQKEALENQKYQIFYTFAYDNQEFVLIQFK from the coding sequence ATGAAAAAAATCTCCCAGGAACAGCCTGTCTCTTATAATTTGCTGGATCATAAAGAGTTGTGGTGGGTATTGTTGGTTTTTCTTTTGCTGCTTGTATCCTTGTTTTTGAACCTGGGATTAGCCCCTCTTAAGCATGAAGAACCTCGCCGGGCATTAATCTCCCTGGAAATGCTTTTTCGCAATAACTGGATTGTTCCTACGGAGTTTGGAGAATATTATTATAAAAAACCTCCCTTTTTTAACTGGGTCATCATTGCTGGGTTTTATCTGTTTGGAAACTACTCTGAATTTGCTGTTCGCTTCTTTCCTATTCTTTCGTTCATAGGCATGGGTTTGTTGGTCTTTTGGGTAGGGCGAAAGCACATCAGTATGGCTTTTGGCGTGTATAGCGGGCTGCTCACCTTGACAATGGTGGACGTTCTTTATTATTTCTCGGCTACTGCCGGAGAGATTGACCTGTTCTATTCCTTCATTACCCTGGCCAGCTTCTTTACAATTTTTCATTTTTATGAGAAGCAGCAATACTATCTCTTATTTGCAAGTACTTATTTTTTAGGAGCTATCGGCACCCTGACCAAGGGGCTTCCTTCTTTGGTATTTTTAGCGCTTTCGCTAGGTGTCTTTTTTCTTTATAAACGGGAGTTGAAAAAACTTTTTGGTCTGGCGCATATCACCGGGATATTGCTCTTTATCGTTATCGTAGGAGGCTACTTTTGGTGGTATAGTCAATACAATGCCTTAGAGGGCTTTTATGCCAGCGACGAGTCGTTGTGGTCACAGGCCAGTGAGCGTACGATGCTGAGAAATCAACTTCTGGAGCTGATCCCTCATCTCTTTACATTTCCGCTGATCACTCTAAAGAATATTGCTCCGGCTTCTCTGTTGGTCATTTTCCTGTTTCGCAAAAACCTGATCGCTTCATTTGCTCAAAATCGGTTGATCAGCTTCTGCTTCTTTATATTGATGGCAAACCTGTTGGTATATTGGATTTCTCCGGGTACCCGCTCCAGATATGTGTATATGTTGTATCCTCTGGCAGTGATGCTACTGACTTATGGTTATCTAAGCTACCCTGCGGCTAAAATGCGGGGGAGAAAAATATTTGGTAAGATTGTCATGGGGCTTATTGCGTTGTCATTAGTTGCAAGTATGCTGATGCCGTTTATACCACCGCTTGCTAATTTAGAATACATTGCACTTAAGTCAGTCTTAGTAGCGATAGCTATTGGAGCACTTCTTTTCTTTTACTTGAAAAGACCTCAGTATGCTTTGCTTCAACTGATAGCGTTAGCAGTAATTATCCGCCTGGTTTTTGCCACTACTGTGTTGCCCATACGGGCTACAGAAGGATCGGAGGCGACTGATAAAAAAGATGCAAGAAACATCGTAAACATAGTAGATGATGCACCTTTGTACATGTATGCACATCAGAACATCTCCCGGACCACTGTATTTTATATTGAGCAAGCACGCGAAAAGGTGCTTTCATTTAGTAGTGAGCCTAAAACAGGGAGCTTTTTCTTAGTTCAGAAAGAAGCATTAGAAAATCAGAAGTATCAGATTTTTTATACATTTGCCTATGATAATCAAGAGTTTGTATTAATTCAATTTAAGTGA
- a CDS encoding 3-keto-disaccharide hydrolase has translation MDDFRRWLLRLASGVLTVILISQTAFGQAGKIELNDLSAFKDPAKTWSVVGSVSADLNENNMLETTKGKGVLVNQPTERRHGEDLYTNFEHGDIDLELDYMMAKGSNSGIYLQGMYEIQLLDSWGKKYPSSGDNGGIYERWDESKPEGEKGYQGFPPRQNVSKAPGLWQHLKISFQAPRFDAQGNKTENARILLIELNGVTIHEDVELQGPTRGSMAQQEVAKGPLRIQGDHGAVAFKNIKYTSFENEYPALSDLKFSIYEGEFEEKPNFDELKPTSKGASELLTSNLPFKGDNVLIRYQGNMNVDQAGEYTFNLFVPGGAGFLSVDGKEVISEARNDGNAAVSLKAGSTPFELIYYKYVSWMDPSLGLTVSGPALRETIISDEDDFQRGNAPNPILKEAQVNTTLRSFMRLPDDEVVVHAISVGSPEQLHYTYDLDHGTIVQVWRGRFLDATPMWNSRGNGTSRPLGSVQYLSKPEMTVTSLNSADASWNNDTTQYRPKGYKMDQDNRPTFRYLMNGVMVNDEIRVTEEGKGLHRELSTEKPADNLYVRLAEGNSITAMENGMYAVDDKAYYLKLEGAGSVKPTVREVDGKQQLIMPLRDKLSYSILF, from the coding sequence ATGGATGATTTCAGACGATGGCTGCTGCGATTAGCGTCAGGGGTATTGACAGTGATTTTGATTTCGCAGACTGCCTTCGGGCAGGCAGGAAAGATTGAACTCAATGATTTATCTGCCTTCAAAGATCCGGCAAAGACCTGGTCAGTGGTAGGAAGTGTCTCAGCGGACTTGAATGAAAACAATATGCTGGAGACGACTAAAGGAAAAGGAGTGCTGGTCAATCAGCCTACGGAGCGTAGACATGGCGAAGATCTGTATACTAACTTTGAACACGGAGATATTGACCTTGAGCTGGATTATATGATGGCCAAAGGTTCTAATTCCGGCATCTATCTACAGGGGATGTACGAGATACAACTGCTGGATAGCTGGGGTAAAAAATATCCTTCTTCCGGGGATAATGGAGGAATCTACGAACGTTGGGATGAAAGCAAACCCGAAGGAGAAAAAGGCTATCAGGGTTTTCCCCCTCGTCAGAACGTGAGTAAAGCACCCGGTTTGTGGCAACATCTGAAAATCTCATTTCAGGCCCCTCGCTTTGATGCACAGGGCAATAAGACAGAGAATGCCAGAATTCTCCTTATAGAGTTGAATGGGGTTACCATACACGAAGATGTGGAGTTACAAGGACCTACCCGCGGATCTATGGCTCAGCAGGAAGTAGCCAAAGGTCCCCTGCGTATTCAGGGAGATCATGGGGCGGTAGCTTTCAAAAATATCAAATACACTAGCTTTGAAAATGAATATCCTGCCTTATCAGACCTGAAATTCAGTATCTATGAAGGGGAGTTTGAGGAAAAACCCAACTTTGATGAACTGAAGCCTACTTCAAAAGGAGCGTCTGAATTGCTTACTTCCAATCTGCCTTTTAAAGGGGACAACGTGCTGATCCGTTATCAGGGAAATATGAATGTAGACCAGGCAGGAGAATATACTTTTAATCTGTTTGTCCCTGGTGGTGCCGGTTTCCTCAGTGTAGATGGAAAGGAAGTGATCAGTGAAGCCAGAAATGATGGAAATGCTGCTGTAAGTCTGAAAGCAGGTAGTACTCCTTTTGAGCTGATCTATTATAAATACGTAAGCTGGATGGACCCTTCTTTGGGTTTAACGGTTTCTGGTCCGGCACTGCGTGAGACCATCATCAGTGATGAGGATGACTTTCAGCGGGGTAATGCTCCCAATCCTATCCTCAAAGAAGCGCAAGTGAATACCACCTTGAGGAGTTTTATGAGGTTGCCCGACGATGAGGTTGTCGTCCATGCCATTTCAGTAGGTAGCCCCGAACAATTGCATTATACTTACGATCTGGATCATGGTACCATCGTACAGGTATGGAGAGGTAGATTTCTGGACGCTACCCCTATGTGGAACAGCCGGGGTAATGGCACCAGCCGTCCTTTGGGTTCAGTACAATACCTGAGCAAGCCGGAGATGACGGTCACTTCTCTGAACTCAGCCGATGCCAGCTGGAATAACGATACTACTCAATATCGTCCTAAAGGCTATAAAATGGATCAGGATAACCGACCTACTTTCCGTTATCTGATGAACGGGGTGATGGTCAATGATGAGATCAGGGTAACGGAAGAAGGTAAAGGCTTGCACCGTGAACTTAGTACAGAAAAGCCAGCTGATAATCTGTATGTACGTCTGGCAGAGGGTAATTCTATCACAGCGATGGAAAACGGAATGTATGCGGTGGATGATAAGGCTTATTACCTAAAGCTGGAAGGAGCAGGAAGTGTCAAACCTACAGTTAGAGAAGTAGACGGTAAACAGCAACTGATTATGCCGCTGCGTGATAAACTGTCTTATTCCATTCTTTTCTAA
- a CDS encoding LEA type 2 family protein encodes MRKGIFIITGIVVIGLVFYLVIGNKQSEKESSDTFILPKLEVLTFQIKSFEEERILLEMQTMIDNKMPLSFQIDSLSYRVLMEGTEIIQSTYPDSILLEANDNSQVDLPLTLYQQKISSTMEEIEQQNADSIAYELYARLYTDLPAMEGEPIELNFTKQVPFIKRPEINLEGASIEKFGLETSEITLTVQVINPNQFSFQIRDTNYDFRVKGDSLVSGNIEKTTSIASYDTTSFEVPIKLQLEEVGESAFNLLFNPEETNYSFTISSTLESQLDMLNNSTLKIENSGKLKDLLN; translated from the coding sequence ATGAGAAAAGGTATATTTATTATAACAGGAATAGTAGTAATAGGCTTAGTCTTTTATCTTGTCATAGGGAATAAACAGAGTGAAAAAGAATCTTCTGACACTTTCATTTTGCCCAAGCTGGAAGTGCTGACTTTTCAGATCAAAAGCTTTGAAGAGGAGCGTATCCTGCTGGAAATGCAGACGATGATTGATAATAAAATGCCCCTTTCATTTCAGATAGATAGCCTCAGTTATCGGGTACTTATGGAAGGTACAGAGATTATACAGAGTACCTATCCTGACAGTATTTTGCTTGAAGCCAATGATAATAGTCAGGTCGATCTGCCGCTTACGCTTTATCAGCAGAAGATTTCCAGTACAATGGAAGAAATAGAGCAGCAAAATGCGGATAGTATTGCCTATGAATTGTATGCCCGCTTATATACTGATCTTCCTGCGATGGAAGGTGAACCTATAGAATTGAATTTTACCAAACAGGTACCTTTTATTAAAAGGCCGGAAATAAACCTTGAAGGTGCCAGCATTGAGAAATTTGGTTTAGAGACGTCGGAAATAACTTTAACAGTACAGGTAATTAATCCAAATCAGTTCTCATTTCAAATCAGAGATACAAATTATGATTTTAGGGTAAAAGGAGATTCACTGGTAAGTGGAAATATTGAAAAAACAACCAGCATCGCTTCTTATGATACCACTAGCTTTGAGGTGCCTATCAAGTTACAACTAGAGGAAGTAGGGGAAAGTGCATTTAATTTACTATTTAACCCTGAAGAAACGAACTACTCCTTTACTATCAGCAGTACATTAGAATCCCAGTTAGATATGCTGAATAACAGCACGTTGAAGATTGAAAATTCTGGTAAGTTGAAAGACCTGCTCAATTAG
- a CDS encoding lysylphosphatidylglycerol synthase transmembrane domain-containing protein, producing the protein MTSHPTQSPESVNKKRRRVSFLIKIIISAVALYFVFRKIDVEEALQTLSNVHIGYFILALAAFNLSKLVAALRFKAFLKPIHVHISDQYNIRLLYIGMFYNLFLPGSISGDGYKIYLLKQQHDVKTKHLVSATLLDRVSGLVLLVVMAGIFLLFSSFSLELQYFDTIVIIGILLSMPAYFILVKLIFPNFLPAFLPTSHHSFWVQTGQVVSAVLLLVSLSVSAYYLDYLTLFMISSVVAVLPFTIGGVGARELVFLYGFSYLNIDKETAITFTILFFLITALTSLAGLFVASKEKKQL; encoded by the coding sequence GTGACGTCGCACCCCACCCAATCTCCTGAATCAGTAAATAAGAAGCGACGCCGCGTTAGCTTTCTGATTAAAATAATAATTTCTGCTGTTGCGCTCTATTTTGTCTTTCGTAAAATTGATGTAGAAGAAGCACTTCAGACATTGTCAAATGTGCATATTGGTTATTTTATATTGGCCTTAGCAGCTTTCAATTTGTCTAAGTTAGTAGCGGCGCTTCGTTTTAAGGCATTTCTCAAACCCATACATGTCCATATATCAGATCAATACAATATTCGTTTGCTATACATTGGCATGTTTTACAACCTCTTTTTGCCGGGTAGTATTAGTGGAGATGGCTATAAGATATATTTACTTAAACAGCAACATGATGTCAAAACCAAGCATTTGGTCAGTGCTACCTTATTGGATCGGGTAAGTGGATTGGTATTACTGGTGGTGATGGCAGGCATTTTTTTATTGTTCAGTTCTTTTTCACTGGAACTACAGTATTTTGATACTATAGTTATCATAGGCATTTTGCTATCAATGCCAGCGTACTTTATTTTGGTTAAGCTCATATTCCCCAATTTCCTGCCTGCTTTTTTGCCTACCAGCCATCACTCTTTCTGGGTACAGACAGGCCAGGTCGTGAGTGCTGTACTCTTGTTAGTCAGCTTATCAGTATCGGCTTATTATTTAGATTATCTTACCCTCTTTATGATCTCCTCAGTGGTAGCCGTCCTGCCTTTTACGATTGGAGGAGTGGGTGCTCGTGAACTTGTATTTTTGTATGGGTTTAGTTACCTGAACATAGATAAGGAAACAGCCATTACTTTTACTATACTCTTTTTCCTGATTACTGCTTTAACATCACTTGCCGGGCTTTTTGTAGCAAGCAAAGAAAAAAAACAACTTTAG
- a CDS encoding heme-dependent oxidative N-demethylase family protein, with the protein MHTLISTIPPARYLPFTSGRYTTTPGLHSLTTDFGNGKADQQIFQIDAHWPIYSENKRNCRRENINKYFKTHQLKESTARQLALFIIHQLLSEHPSVFSIEKRQKNNLFTNQLHQETLCFDQNYVLSGESNYVSILDALASQVQEDMAVWQWDGETDWMAMIHLCAPNHWSPAEKIGKPFSAVHQPVAGMDKMRQRYQPMLKTLIRGGNFVRFAWGLSTDNRLNHHPEPATDSNAALWHGRRFDPENPSLYVRVERQTLTGFPEANAVLFTIRTYFEQVSDLEYVHRNALFSALNSMSPETLEYKGLIEDVEKITAYLQSF; encoded by the coding sequence ATGCATACCCTCATAAGTACAATCCCACCGGCACGTTATCTTCCTTTTACCTCAGGCAGATATACTACCACTCCTGGCCTGCATAGCCTTACAACTGATTTTGGTAATGGAAAAGCCGATCAGCAGATTTTTCAAATAGATGCGCATTGGCCTATTTACTCAGAGAATAAAAGGAACTGCCGGAGAGAAAATATCAATAAATACTTTAAAACACATCAACTCAAAGAAAGCACTGCCCGTCAGCTTGCATTATTTATTATTCATCAGCTGTTAAGCGAGCATCCTTCAGTATTCAGCATAGAAAAGCGACAGAAGAATAATCTCTTCACCAATCAACTACACCAGGAAACCCTCTGTTTTGATCAAAACTATGTGCTATCAGGAGAAAGCAATTATGTCTCTATCCTGGATGCACTAGCCTCTCAGGTACAGGAAGATATGGCAGTCTGGCAGTGGGATGGAGAAACCGACTGGATGGCTATGATTCATTTATGTGCTCCTAATCACTGGTCGCCTGCCGAAAAAATTGGAAAACCTTTTTCAGCAGTACATCAGCCTGTAGCCGGTATGGATAAGATGCGACAGCGTTATCAGCCGATGCTCAAGACCTTAATCAGAGGCGGTAACTTCGTGCGTTTTGCCTGGGGATTGAGTACTGATAACCGTCTGAACCATCATCCTGAGCCAGCCACTGATAGCAATGCAGCACTGTGGCATGGAAGAAGGTTTGATCCTGAAAACCCGTCCCTTTACGTACGGGTAGAACGACAAACCCTTACCGGATTTCCAGAAGCTAATGCTGTATTATTTACAATCCGCACCTATTTTGAGCAGGTGAGTGATTTAGAGTATGTTCATCGCAATGCACTATTTAGTGCGTTGAACTCTATGTCGCCCGAAACTTTGGAGTATAAGGGTTTGATAGAAGATGTGGAAAAGATAACCGCTTATCTACAGAGCTTTTGA
- a CDS encoding cold-shock protein, with protein MNHGTVKFFNESKGYGFIKDDETGKEYFVHVSGLIDEIRENDEVTYEVEEGRKGLNAVNVKLA; from the coding sequence ATGAATCACGGAACAGTTAAATTTTTTAATGAATCGAAAGGATACGGATTTATTAAAGACGATGAAACAGGAAAAGAATACTTTGTACATGTATCTGGCTTAATTGATGAGATCAGAGAAAACGACGAAGTGACTTACGAAGTAGAAGAAGGTAGAAAAGGACTGAATGCAGTGAATGTAAAACTTGCTTAG
- a CDS encoding c-type cytochrome, whose amino-acid sequence MKLINIKRLAVCIPLMLLGMLTLNLNVFAQESPKEEDYFNIMRVPVPEGVLLEVGGMVVLPNGDLGVSTRRGDIYVIENPSSNQPFFRLFASGLHEILGLAYKDGSFYCSQRGELTRLEDTDMDGKADVYETVYAWPLSGHYHEYSYGPKIAPDGSFFVSGNVAFGDEQWWAGESRVPWRGWIMKVTQDGELVPWAAGVRSPAGLGMIDGELFYADNQGDWVGSGGVWHVEKGDWLGHPASLRWTSKPNSPVKLTAEEVYAKVDPRVEKDENGRYIKPENVQNEDFVTAYELQDEFSELKLPAVWLPHGILGISNSEIIQIPDNHFGPFEGQLLVGDQGQSKISRVVLEKVNGEYQGVAFDFRSGFQSGVLRMAWGQDKSLFVGETNRGWGSAGSADEGLQRLVWNNQVPFEMKTIKAMPDGFEIEFTRPVDRKSAEDIASYDVYSYIYKYHPVYGSPPVKNENAVVKGVKVSEDGMKARIIVEDLQRYHVHTIRLSGVREKDHFYSLVHPTAYYTLNNIPEGSKLQLSEVSTFNSASQQTSATLPDRKEAPKSLTSPDDPGQARPSGGKKATASNEKVAAPTFAEIEPLLANNTCTACHNADSRQVGPGFKEIAKRKYSNEEIVDLIYNPKPENWPDYATEMPPMPQVPKDEALKIAAWINSLNGE is encoded by the coding sequence ATGAAACTGATAAATATAAAACGATTAGCGGTTTGCATTCCTCTGATGCTCTTAGGAATGCTTACCTTGAATTTAAACGTATTTGCCCAGGAATCACCCAAGGAAGAAGACTACTTCAACATCATGCGGGTACCGGTTCCTGAAGGCGTATTATTAGAAGTAGGAGGGATGGTGGTATTGCCCAATGGTGATTTGGGCGTTTCTACCCGTAGAGGAGACATCTATGTGATAGAAAATCCTAGTAGTAATCAGCCGTTTTTCCGTCTTTTTGCTTCCGGTTTGCACGAAATCTTAGGTTTGGCCTATAAAGACGGATCATTCTACTGCTCCCAGCGTGGTGAGCTTACCCGTCTGGAAGATACCGATATGGATGGCAAGGCTGATGTATACGAAACGGTATATGCCTGGCCGCTTTCCGGTCATTACCATGAGTACAGCTATGGTCCTAAAATAGCACCGGATGGTTCATTCTTCGTATCAGGCAACGTAGCCTTCGGCGATGAGCAGTGGTGGGCTGGTGAAAGTAGAGTGCCCTGGAGAGGATGGATCATGAAAGTGACGCAGGACGGTGAATTAGTGCCCTGGGCAGCCGGTGTGCGATCCCCTGCTGGTTTGGGCATGATTGACGGAGAACTTTTTTATGCTGATAATCAGGGAGACTGGGTTGGTTCAGGAGGAGTCTGGCATGTAGAGAAAGGTGACTGGCTGGGGCATCCTGCCAGCTTACGCTGGACTTCCAAGCCCAATTCTCCTGTTAAGCTTACTGCTGAAGAGGTATACGCTAAAGTAGATCCCCGGGTGGAAAAAGATGAAAACGGAAGATACATCAAGCCGGAAAATGTGCAGAATGAAGACTTTGTAACTGCCTATGAGCTTCAGGACGAATTTTCTGAGCTTAAGCTTCCTGCTGTTTGGTTGCCTCACGGTATTCTGGGAATCTCTAACTCTGAGATTATACAAATCCCTGATAATCATTTCGGCCCTTTTGAAGGGCAGTTGCTGGTAGGTGATCAGGGACAAAGCAAGATTTCGCGGGTGGTATTGGAAAAAGTCAATGGAGAATACCAGGGAGTAGCTTTTGATTTCAGAAGCGGATTCCAGTCAGGCGTATTGCGTATGGCCTGGGGTCAGGACAAATCACTTTTTGTGGGAGAAACCAACCGAGGGTGGGGTTCTGCCGGTTCGGCAGATGAAGGCTTGCAAAGACTGGTCTGGAATAACCAGGTGCCTTTTGAAATGAAAACCATAAAAGCCATGCCTGATGGTTTTGAGATTGAATTCACTCGCCCGGTAGACCGTAAATCTGCCGAAGACATCGCTTCTTATGATGTTTACAGTTATATCTATAAATACCATCCTGTCTATGGTAGCCCTCCTGTGAAGAATGAAAATGCAGTTGTAAAAGGAGTAAAAGTGTCTGAAGATGGTATGAAAGCCAGAATTATTGTGGAGGATTTGCAACGCTATCACGTGCATACCATTCGCCTTTCAGGCGTCCGGGAGAAAGATCATTTCTACTCTCTGGTACATCCTACAGCTTATTATACTTTAAATAATATCCCTGAAGGGTCAAAACTGCAACTAAGTGAAGTAAGTACTTTCAACTCTGCCAGCCAGCAGACCAGTGCTACTCTTCCTGATAGAAAAGAAGCTCCCAAAAGCCTCACTTCTCCTGATGATCCCGGACAGGCTCGTCCCAGTGGCGGTAAAAAAGCAACTGCTAGCAATGAAAAAGTGGCCGCACCTACTTTTGCAGAGATAGAGCCGCTATTGGCCAACAATACCTGTACTGCCTGCCATAATGCAGATAGCCGTCAGGTGGGACCAGGTTTTAAAGAGATTGCCAAGCGTAAGTATTCCAATGAAGAAATTGTAGACCTCATTTACAATCCTAAGCCGGAGAACTGGCCTGATTATGCGACAGAGATGCCTCCTATGCCACAGGTGCCTAAAGATGAAGCGCTAAAAATCGCTGCCTGGATCAATTCATTGAATGGAGAATAA
- a CDS encoding DEAD/DEAH box helicase encodes MTFKELHLIEPILKALNQEGYSKPTPIQAQSIPAILEGNDLLGCAQTGTGKTAAFAIPILQLLEKQGPRGKHRNPVRTLILTPTRELAIQIGESFDAYGRHLPIRHTVIFGGVSQKNQTDALRRGPDILVATPGRLLDLMQQGFIDLRQLEIFVLDEADRMLDMGFVHDVKKVIAKIPKERQTLFFSATMPSDIVSLANTILKNPVKVEVTPASSTAETIQQSVYYVDKGNKKALLNHLLKDNAIESALVFTRTKHGANKVTKDLANSGITAEAIHGNKSQNARQIALKNFKNKRTRVLVATDIAARGIDIDELSHVINFELPNVPETYVHRIGRTGRAGANGIAYSFCDHEERAYLRDIHKLIDKRIEIVEDHPFPLGSFKSSDKDTEGQQRQRNNNGNTQQARKKNFRSSSSPKNSRRW; translated from the coding sequence ATGACATTTAAAGAATTGCATCTGATAGAGCCTATCTTAAAGGCGCTCAATCAGGAAGGTTATAGTAAACCTACGCCTATTCAGGCACAATCCATACCCGCTATATTAGAAGGTAATGATCTTTTGGGCTGCGCGCAGACCGGTACCGGTAAAACCGCCGCCTTCGCTATTCCTATTTTACAACTTCTGGAGAAGCAAGGCCCCAGGGGAAAACACAGGAATCCTGTGCGTACGCTGATCCTGACGCCTACCCGTGAACTGGCCATACAGATCGGGGAGAGTTTTGATGCTTACGGAAGGCACCTGCCCATACGGCACACAGTAATTTTTGGAGGCGTTTCTCAAAAAAATCAAACCGATGCCCTGAGAAGAGGCCCGGACATACTGGTTGCTACCCCCGGCCGTTTGTTAGACCTGATGCAGCAGGGCTTCATTGATCTGCGCCAATTGGAGATTTTTGTGCTGGACGAGGCCGACCGTATGCTGGATATGGGCTTTGTGCATGATGTGAAAAAGGTGATCGCAAAAATTCCTAAGGAGAGGCAGACCCTGTTCTTCTCAGCAACAATGCCTTCGGATATTGTCAGTCTGGCCAATACGATCCTGAAAAACCCGGTGAAAGTAGAAGTTACTCCGGCATCTTCTACTGCAGAAACCATACAGCAGTCAGTGTACTATGTAGATAAAGGAAATAAAAAAGCGCTGTTAAACCATCTTTTGAAGGACAATGCCATTGAAAGTGCTTTGGTCTTTACCCGTACCAAACACGGAGCCAACAAGGTGACCAAAGATCTGGCAAACTCCGGGATCACCGCAGAGGCTATTCACGGTAATAAGTCACAGAATGCGAGGCAGATCGCACTGAAAAACTTTAAAAACAAGCGTACCCGTGTGTTGGTAGCTACAGATATTGCTGCCCGTGGTATCGATATAGATGAACTTTCTCATGTGATTAACTTTGAGTTGCCCAATGTACCTGAAACCTATGTACACCGTATCGGACGTACAGGTAGAGCTGGTGCCAATGGAATTGCCTACTCATTTTGTGATCATGAGGAGAGAGCTTACCTTCGGGATATTCATAAGCTTATTGATAAGAGAATTGAAATTGTAGAGGACCATCCTTTTCCTTTAGGTTCGTTCAAGTCCTCCGATAAGGATACGGAGGGGCAGCAAAGGCAGCGAAATAATAATGGAAATACTCAACAGGCTAGAAAAAAGAATTTCAGGTCTTCATCTTCTCCAAAAAATTCCCGAAGATGGTAA